A single Mytilus trossulus isolate FHL-02 chromosome 12, PNRI_Mtr1.1.1.hap1, whole genome shotgun sequence DNA region contains:
- the LOC134693422 gene encoding uncharacterized protein LOC134693422, which produces MLYVEIGLPHTEFIPKKKLVVPPRLLPDVSKMSARYAGFETVSKWEINALCDRLSKPKRSNVSSQPQLTCHSAHEQVNQTHSSAARFTGKKKMSSRDIQSLVDRLSNTKSTRVPDSQRIHSIEEKNLKSVVTSHAWNGNVRQNTQCLHENLEKYVHKIRSNF; this is translated from the coding sequence ATGCTGTACGTGGAAATTGGTTTACCGCACACAGAATTCATTCCAAAGAAAAAACTTGTTGTACCGCCAAGACTTTTACCGGATGTTTCCAAAATGAGTGCTAGGTATGCGGGATTTGAAACAGTGTCCAAGTGGGAAATAAATGCATTGTGTGATAGACTTTCTAAACCTAAAAGATCAAATGTTAGTAGTCAACCTCAGTTAACATGTCACAGCGCTCACGAACAGGTTAATCAAACACACTCGTCAGCGGCTCGTTTCACAGGGAAGAAGAAAATGTCATCTAGAGATATTCAATCTCTTGTAGATCGATTATCCAATACAAAATCAACACGTGTTCCAGATTCACAAAGAATTCATTCAATAGAGGAGAAAAACTTAAAGAGTGTTGTAACAAGCCATGCTTGGAATGGAAATGTGAGACAAAATACACAGTGTTTGCACGAAAATTTAGAGAAGTACGTTCATAAAATACGAAGTAATTTTTAA